The Capsicum annuum cultivar UCD-10X-F1 unplaced genomic scaffold, UCD10Xv1.1 ctg38549, whole genome shotgun sequence genome includes the window GAGCTGATCCCGCGGTGAGAGCGGGTCGCCGTGTGCTGGCCGGGGGACGGACTGGGAACGGTTCCTTCGGGGGCCTTCCCCGCGCATCGAACAGCCAACTCAGAATTGGTACGGACAAGGGGAATGCGActgtttaattaaaacaaagcatTGCGATGGTCCCAACGGATGTTCACGCAATATGATTTCTGCCCAGTGCTCTGAATgtcaaagtgaagaaattcaacCAAGCGCGGGTAAACGGCGGGAGTAACTATGACNNNNNNNNNNNNNNNNNNNNNNNNNNNNNNNNNNNNNNNNNNNNNNNNNNNNNNNNNNNNNNNNNNNNNNNNNNNNNNNNNNNNNNNNNNNNNNNNNNNNTACCACTACTTTTAACGTTATTTTACTTATTCCGTGAATCGGAAGCAAGGCACTGCCCCTCTTTTTGGACCCAAGGCTCGCTCTGCGGGCCGATTCGGGCGGAAGACATTGTCAGGTGGGGAGTTTGGCTGGGGCGGCCCTATGTTTAAAAGATAACGCAGGTGTCCTAAGATGAGCTCAACGAGAACAGAAATCTCGTGTGGAACTGAAGGGTAAAAGCTCGTTTGATTCTGATTTCCAGT containing:
- the LOC107852149 gene encoding putative uncharacterized protein ART2 produces the protein MNAWLPQASYPCGNFSDTSSFEFRRSKGSLGHAFTVCIRTGNQNQTSFYPSVPHEISVLVELILGHLRYLLNIGPPQPNSPPDNVFRPNRPAERALGPKRGAVPCFRFTE